acggaaacatatctaagcattttatatagagagatatgcaaagttaatggtttatattatgcataaagttccaggaagtaagtaggcctcaatgtacttacaatttctatgcacaggTTGAGTATGAAAGTAGAAGAGGGAGGAGGTGAATGCCTGAGTGTATTTTTGGTGTATTTTTTAGCTGTGGAgcaaaaatagtttaaaatgttAACTTTAAATAATATAGAAATAATATACACATTAATTACTTTTCTGCAAAAATGCCCCTTGTCTTTTGATTTTGGAGAAAAACTCAAAATCACAGTGTAAAAGAAAGGATTCAAATTCTAAGTATGACTTCTGCAAGTTCCCTGAAATTCCCTGTCATGGAATTTGGGAAAATAAACAAATTGATTTGTCCTCTTCCTTTCACAAGATGGATGCCTGCTCTTTCAGCAAGTGCCCATGGTGGAGATTGATGGGATGAAGATGGTGCAGAGCCGAGCTATTCTCAACTACATCGCAGCAAAACATAATCTCTGTGGGAAGGACCCCAGGCAGAGTGCATTGTACTGTAACATTTCTAACATTCTGTTGACTAAACGCATACTGCTGTTTGCTGTACATGATAGGAGACAAAATCTGCAGTTTAACGTATGCACTGCTGTGAGTCAGCATATTTCAGCTCACTGCTAGCTAGGACAAAAGGGTACAAGGTGGAGCAATATTTACTCAACCACAGTAGATATAAATGTGGTTTATGATCTATACCTCATGGCCTTGATCCCTAAAGTTTAATTCCCTTTCCCAATGTTTTCTTTTGCCTCTCATATTACATAAATACACTTAATTAATATATCCCCCCTTTGGAGGTTACTCTTCATTGAAAAAAAGCCATGGCATTTAAAGCTGCACccttatacacatttacctgggaagaagccccactgaactcaatgtggTTCATTTTTATTCCATAAGGGATGTTGCATGTAGGTTTAATTTTATCAATTTCTTCTTTGAAATTTTTAAATTGTCCCAATCCTTGGAGCTAGTATGAGTAATGCCATCAtcaaatagagaagaggaggtaACCAGACGTGTCATGTCCTCTGAATTTGCAAAAGTGGAGCTCATGgaggctctgttaacttggaaccccccaacctagaatcttttccacccttaggtgtggtctggtggatgagaaaaatttcacattctccgatccactccaaactggtgccaaaaattagtgctagttttgtgccgttttgtgccgcaaaccccgagttttgtgccgccaccaacagctgtgtattgatacttcaatcgggggttcgtagttaacacaccaaaaaatgaactttgtcatagaacctccaaaccggtgctTTAGGAtgcatccactagaccacaccaatgggcatgtcgttttcaggatgcggcacaaaactcggggtttgtggcacaaaacggcacaaaactagtactaattttggcacctgtttggagcgtatctgagaatgtgaaatttttctcatccactagaccacacctaagggcatgtcgttttcacactttaggatgcggcacaaaactcggggtttgtggcacaaaacgagcacaaaactttggcactggtttggagtggatcggagaatgtgaaatttttctcatccactagaccacacctaagggtatgtcgtttcccggcttctggggcggcacaaaacgtggggtttgcggcacaaaacggcacaaaactagcacaaaactttggcactggtttggagtggatcggagaatgtgaaatttttctcatccaccagaccacacctaagggtatgtcgtttcccggcttccagGGGCGGCACATAACTcgaggtttgtggcacaaaacggcacaaaactagcacaaaactttggcaccagtttggaggctctatgacaaagttcattttttggtgtgttaactacgaacccccgcttgaagcatcaatacacagctgttggtggcggcacaaaactcggggtttgcggcacaaaacggcacaaaactagcacaaaactttggcatatgtttggaaaagattctaggttggggggttccaagttaacagagccgctCATGGAGGCCATGCCTATAATTACAAGataaagtaaaatagaaggctgtaGTTGAAAATAACAGtagtacaatatgagtgataacactcaaccacaaaggtgctaagaaagttttatagatgaataattcaaaagatatcacaaatgttatctatatgcctgtcttttgtacatttgtgatatcttttgaattattcgtctataaaacgttcttagtacctttgtggttgagtgttatcactcatattgtactatTGTCCAAGGAAATAAGCACCTTTCCTGCCAATGGGTTGATTCCAAAAATttgaatatataaataattaatattaataattatcAGCCTCATGTAGAATAGCTTGAAATAGctatattataattatttttgtttggttagatcatagaatcatagaatagtagagttggaagggacctacaaggccatcgagtccaaccccctgctcaatgcaggaatccaccctaaagcatacctgacatgtggttgtccagctgcctcttgaatgcctctagtgtgggagagaacacaacctccttaggtaactggttccattgtcgtactgctctaacagtcagaatgtAGTCAGATCACGATAATTGATTGGAAGGAACATTTCCATAACAGAAGAATGTTATAACAGAAGGCTTTATTCTTCCAAAGTCTGTGCATTTGCTATTTTATCAGAGCATGCTACATGCtaagtggctctccagagtcatGAGACCATCGTCTTCTTTTCAGCATCGATATGTATTGCGAAGGTGCAATGGATCTGAATGAAATGATCATGATGCTGCCCTTCAAGCCAGCTGACACAAAGGAGAAGGAGTTGGCAACAATCCTGGAAAAAGCCACAACCAGATATTTGCCTGTCTTTGAAAAGGTATGACGCAAAGGGGGAACTATGCCTACAGATTAGAGAAGGCGTCCCTATGCTCAACTAGTGTTGGCAATTTGTAACTGTGGGTATTACTCTTTGATCCATCAGAAATCATTTCCTTATTCCTGTGCTTTCTTAAGGTCTGATAGCTAGAGGACACCTTttgctgaaataaaagcaaaacagtAAACTCAAATGAAAACCTTTTCAGTGATGTCTAGGAATGAGAATGACATCTGTAAGGTTTCCTCAAGAGGCCCTGATCTCAGCATCCCTTCCTAATAGATAGAAGATGAGCGAGCGAAGCATGCAGAGTAGCTATGGGAACCCTCCTTGAAGGAAGAGtcattctgctgtttttctcCACTGGCTTATTTACACTTTTGCAATGCAGAACCACAGCAGAAATGTCCACTGCAAGGGGAAGCTGATTTTAGTGTTGTAGTTTTGCTGCCAGGAtcggggagaggtgcttgtgggatttactACCCAAGATGCCAAAATTACCTGACTAGCCTTCGGTACTATGCATTTTCTTCTAGTGGGTTTCTTTCTTATCGTGAAAGGCTACAATATCAGCAAGAACAGTCGCTACAAAATGCTGTGAACAAGGAAAACATTGGCCTCCTTGCTTACTGTTGCAATATTCAATGAATTAATATTTAGACCTTTTCACATATGATTTGCAGTAAACCCATTGTAGTATCTGATTGATCCAAGTCTAATCTTTGAAAGGCACAATAGCACtacacaacatacacacacaccacttgaGATTACCATCACATAAAGAGGACAGTGAGGATGAGCCCTTTTGCCAGCCCCCCTGTTATGCCACTGTTCCCAGTACCAGTTCTGGGGTTTAGTGGGCCCTTGGGCCCTTCCTTCAGTCAGCCCGCTTTCTCCCTGTTATCATCAACTGCTGCTATTgtgcctcatcctctttctcatcattgctcccatttGCAATTAGGTGGTGGCATCCATTGTTCCTCCTCCTTACTAACAGCATTGCTTGGCCAGAGGCAGATAAACAGAGGAGGAGCAACaaactccgggggggggggttcttgccAGTAGTCCCTGCTGGTGGGTGGACTCCCAGCAGGTGCCCCACCATGActactcttgatgccagccctgattgTGCCTGCTGAACATCTGCACCGGGAAGTCTGCACTCCTTAGGGAAGCTCCCTGCACAATTTTGATATCTGCCCTTTCCAGTTCTGTCCCTGTCCCTTGGCATaatgttgcattttttgttttgtccaAAATGGAGAAGTAGCTTTTCAAACTCATGTTACGTCAGATCAAATACACATCCTCTCCATGTGAGGCTGCACTATTCTTCAGGTGGTTGATTTCTGGAAGTCCTCAATTTTGTATGTTCTGTTCTCTAGGTCCTCAAAGATCATGGACAAGACTTTTTGGTTGGAAACCAACTCAGCAGAGCAGATGTTCAATGGCTTGAAACCATTCTAATGATGGAAGAGTTGAAGGATGATATTCTCTCTCAATTCCCTCTTTTAAAGGTAAGCAACTCCTTTTGGCAAGTCCTTCAATGTGAAAAGACAGCACAGTGGTGGTAAAGCTCACTGGATATATCAAGTTCTTGTTAGCTGCTAGATCAGAAGTGGGCAACATGGGGGCTGCATGTGCCCCCCTGTCCTCTTGTGTGGTCTCCCCTGCTGCTCTATTGAATTTGGAGGCATAACGGAAGCAAAGGAAatagcagtttgccaccaaaattcagtgggTGACATTATGTGTTATTGTTCAAGAGACAGCTTTCACATATGCAGACAGTATCTAGCTGTGTCagctagtgcaaatgacattcTGCAAGAGAAAACTATACTCAAGAGGAGAACAGGTTGCACATTATGGTTGTGCAATCCATTGTGTAAGCAGTTGTGCAACAATTTGCACAAGGGATTGTGCAAGCTTAATGagcaaccacttgtgcaatggaaaaaCTCATTGGAACTCTGCTAGTGctttttgagtttgtggaatgacaccattggatagtGCCCTGAATATCACACCTTTGTCTTTGACCAGATTACTGCATGTTACCTTCTTATGATTGCAAGCTTTCTATGTTCAAATCATGACCTCCATTTCATGGATGCATTCTTTAACTGGGTTTTAGGCAGACTTTTTTCTTCACAAGCAGTTTCATTAGTGAAtaaatttatttccttttttaatctttcttttactgtttatatctatgttcactgtTTTGGAATCTGTTAGATtactgagtggtatataaatgttgtaaataaataaatatcgatCATTGTTGTAATATCCTTGCCTTGTTCGGATGACAAATGAGTATTCAGGGGTGCCATCTTTCCTTGCTCTAAGAGTACTCTGTTCCTAGCAAAATGTTTTTCCATCTCTCTTTTTAGGCATTTAAATCCAGAATAAGCAACATCCCTACAATTCAAAAATTTCTGCAGCCTAGTAGTCAGAGAAAACCACCACCCGATGAGAAAACTATAGCAGCAGCAATTAAGATTTTCTTTTGAATTGTGGCTGAGGGTCATGGCTAATGCATTATTGTATCTACAGGCAAAGATTGGGCGTTTATTTTAAATTCTTGTAAGGGGCTACAATAACCATGCAGGCACAACTTCCAAAGTATATCCATATAGCCACAATGGGAAGCCAAATGATGAGGTTTCTGACAAGGAAATTGTGACAATATTGTATGCCACTAgactaaaatgcaataaaacattctacagcatttgtatttttattcaaTATTTATTTGGCTTGTCTATACCATGTCTGGCCTTCCATGACCATGCTGTGAAACTCTACCTCCTGATGGTGACTTGCAtgaaagttttgttttatttcccaTTTAGAGATTGCCACTGGTTATTCAAAACAGTGAAGTATTGTATTTCTAAGAGTTATGATTCTTAGCTTCTGTTTTTTGATCTAGGAGCATTGCTAGCAGAGTAGCCAGTAACCAATCCAAAAAGATGTTGTAAACAGGCAAAACGAAGTTTCCAAAACAGTGCAAAGGAAAAAGAGACAATTCTGCGAGGCACTGAATACGATAGCCAGCCTAAAAACCAAACAGGGCAGGACAGAGgggaaaaccaaaaaccaaagaTATCGGCGCTCATTAAAACACCACCTATTGTACTGGCGCCATCTTAGATCCCCTAAATTTCAGCATCGCCCATTTGAGCCACAATCATGTGGGATCCTTGCATGAAAGTGATGACCCCACCAGTCTAGAGGAAAGCAAAATCAAGCCTATTAACATACTCTTTGCcaggaaatggcacattttcACAGTctaaggcctaaggtttatcctgggaatgtcccagggtcatccctgttcatgtaaatgacacacaggggatcctgggagcaggcagggacgacctgggtcggtcccgggataaaccttaggtctagctaaggcctaagatccTTTCAATGTGTCTAATTTAAGTATGACTACATCAGTACCCAACCCAACAAAAAAGACACATATGACATGTGCAAACAACCACATGGACGTAACATTGGTGGTTCAAATAAAGCTCAGTCAGGCTTAGTTCAAACAACTCATTGCAGATGAGAAACAATGaatgaattttgcacatttttatagTAGTTTGTATCCCGACATCTGTTTCCCGGTTacgtaccctgtttccccgaaaataagacagtgtcttatattaatttttgctcccaaagatgcgctaggtcttattttcaggggatgtcttatttttccatgaagaagaatatggtacacatttattgttgaacagaaaaaaaggtcttattttcggggggatgccttatattacagcgagaggcaaaactggaagtaggtcttattttcgggggatgtcttactttcggggaaacagggtatttaAGTCACATATATGCATTCATACAAGTTAATGAGAAACTATTCAATGAAAAAGCATTGCAATATAAAGGAATATGTATTACCCAACAAGTTAAAAGAAACCTTCAGCACTAAAGTGGCTCACATGCCAAAGGCCTGGCTGAATAAAACTCTGTCTTGGCCCGTCACTGGAAGGACAACAAAGAGGAAGCCACCTTCGCTCTGCTGCCAGGAAAGTGGGAGTCTGGAAATATCTATACATATTTTATTCCTTTActgcatttatttcctgcctgcCTTCTGTGAAGGGCTTAAGGTGGCATAGATGAGGATCACAGGAAGTCTCCTATCCAAGCAGTGACCAGACCTAGCTTGCTTAGCACCAGCAAAATCCCTCCCTCATGTGCCTCAGGCTCTACCCATACAACTTGAATATATAGTAGAAGAGTCCTCAGTCCTTCAAGCAAAGGGACAGAATGGTTTTATGGTAATTGTCCCATTTATTGTTGTCTTCCTAAAACACTTTCTTTGGTTGGAGCACAACCTATGGAAAGCTTTTTGGTTTCTGTGTTTCAAGAGCATTTGCAATAAGAATTTGTGTAATTTCATGAGAACACCAGTTCCCAGAATGGTAAAATTTCAAAGGTTCCAGCATTCACTCGGAGTTTGGTTTTCTCGGAATGAGGTTACTGGCATTACTCTGGAGACCAAATTGCCAGCCACCAGGCCCTCCAtgtgctgggtgaggtcattggGCATGCCCACTGATGCCATTCCATTCcctccattttgcttttctccatgctgagataGGCAGAGGGTTCTGtgtctctcagcatggagaaagggactcgaGTGGCCCGGGGGTGGGGTCTGTGGCGTTGTGCAGTGCTTGCCATCTCCGTGGAGGTGGTGTAAACCTTGCAAATGGACTTAACTGGTGCTGAGAGGAATGGCCACCTCTCAGCATTGACCGTGGCTTCATGCAGTGTGCACTGTCCCCATGAGGTGCCATGTGAAAGCACTCTGCCAGCGTTGGGAGGTGTGCCTGCTTCTCCAAGCAGTGGTCGAGTCCCTAGCTTTGCATAGCACACACCAAGCAGCAACTTGGCTTGCAGAACTCACCTGGTGACGCTTTTCATTATCATTGGCTAATGGCTACACGTCAgattgctgttaaaggcacagctatGGGGTCAGGTTCAAAAGTTGGCAATCCTACATGCAAGAGCAGTCAATGATCAAATGGTTCAAGGTCCAACGATCAAATGGTTCAATGGTTAACCTATTGCAAAAGCTAAGCTGAAATATACTAACCTGCAGACTGTACTTAAGGGGACGGCAACGGGAGGCCTCTGGGTTAAACCTagttccctctcccctctccctgcacTCCATGCCAATGCCATTTCTTTCCTCAGTTGGAATGTCCTAATGTTGATGGGCAAACATGATGTGCAAATCCATGTGTGTGGCCCAGGGGCCATTCCCCTGTACCTCCCCCCAATTCCAAAAAGCACCTGCTGCTAGTGTGGCACCtgcaatttaaaacaactttaaatcTCATACCTTAAAAGATTGAATCCATACGAGATCTATCAATGAATATATATTATACAAAAAAAGATAAAAGTTCTTGGATACAATTTTCTTTGTCCCTAATCTGTTAAAGTCAATGGGATTATAGCCCGTTGTACTGTAACTAGTCACTAAACCACTTCTTACATTTGTTTATCTCTTTTGGCCATTTTCAAGCAAATAGATGTTATGCTAAACTAGGGAaaaggctgtagttcagtggtagatcaCCTGATCTACATACAGAAGCCccccctggttcaatccccaccatctgcaggtagggctaggaaaatctcctgcctgaaaccctggagggccattgctgccagtcagttttgactagggtgaccaactgtcaggatttccccagatttgtcctggtttttgttctttccatggtgtcaggggggattttctataattttcaataatgtcctggaatgacacaccttcccctttaaggttgccattagcatggcaggagggaatgacatgctttcttgaggcacatcattcccccaccccgagctccaattgaggtcttaaaggggaaagtgggtcattcgtggacattatagaaaaggccccaattggagtggatggtggtggtgcagaatgaaatcctttcccctcctccactccaatcgggttctttaaggtggcgggggaataacgtactttctgcaggactcggaaagctgcttccccacacacacactaggtgtcctcttttttggtttcccaaatatggtcaccctagttttgacaGTACTGGTctaaatggaccaagggtttGACTACAATCCTATATGAATTGGAATATTCAAAAAGCCTATTATTATATATTGATTTGTTCCACACCTTCcaaccaagaaaatggcactcaagttgGCTAGTTTCAGAGTGCAACCCTGAAGCACTATTTAAACTCTTTTTGTAAAACATGTTTGCTTTGGTTATTGGCAGACTTCTAACTAGACAGTCCAACCACACAATGTATCTAATTTTGTCATCCTTATGTAAACTCACATGACGGAGTTGTATTACTCAAGGTTCTGCCTGCATTTAGATATTTAGTtatcttaaagctccatcacaccaggggttaacacggtccctaccttcgcttctcagctGGTGCTTTCATTCCtcagtacttcctctttcaaaagaggaaggacagaacgagcatgaggcccattgagtccactgctctaatggcgctgcttctcctgcacacagtaggagagagcagcaattggacttaatgagggttttttttgttgcacaaggaaggccagaaggggtggaaggcatgcaggaggcaggcgtcatgtgagggacctgagcaaactctgtgagtgcccagtaatgagcatgcaataaaacacgcATAGGTTGGAGCTCACAGTCATATCATGCTCCTCACGTATCCAGAATATTAGGAAGTCCTAGGTCAGCTTTACACAGATTCCTTGAAAAGCTGTAGTGAATTTGTGGTAGAGTTTTAGTTACCAAGGTAGAACAACTGTATTGCTATCCTAAAGCAACACATCATCTTTGCAATATACTCAAGATTTGTTCTTTCCAACTCAAAATCTTTTAGTAGGTTTTCCCAAACAGTTATAAAACTCCAACTactcttcaggaaaaaaaatactgaaaactggacagatattttcttttcatgatccCATCTCTCTTCTTGCTTTAATTCCTTTCTGGGTTTTGGGGACGGACATTTTGGCAACTTTGCAATGTTTAGaagaaaatcacattttattcctgtagtcatgctgGTGTGACATGAtaatttaaaggcacaatcttctgcatatttagacaagaaaaagccccacaactcccagaatcccctagcatagctggctggagaatactgggagctgtagggcttttttctgtctaaacatgcataagagtcACCTTAAGTGAGTTCAGAATGTGAAACTCTGCACATATATGGAAACATGAAAAAATTAACAggattgccattgttgttgtgttgttgttgttgttgttgttgttgttgttgttgctgtagcatcagaaatgtagcagctgtgcaatgtggaagtgaaatgatgcattttaagatataaagggggctgtaagaccattacacccagcatccaaaattgcttaacaatCCCATTGTAAGATGGTGCCTGTCAGGGCAGAGAGGTGCCCACCAGTCAAACACTGCATTTTGCCATTGTAGACAGTGAGGCTGCTTGCAAGGGGTGAGCAGGTATCCTGGCtgctgacatgttcaacagagtgccagaggccttcctcacctgttgcttcttccaagctagcTCAAGTTTTGCTGCCCAAAATGGATTTGAGCAGTGTTGTTTGGTCTAGAGGGCAAagtaatatgtgagtgcatagtgtagcttggcttggcttgtttgagtgtgtctagATCTCCTGGGCTCTAacagcatctttctggagtgcacctgctggttgcatgatccacgaGGCTAGgctctggtgagtgcatagtcctccttgatagaaggggtttgcacttgctaaagtaaagtgaacagatgtgaagaagcagaggcaccccttgttcttttgtgttcaaaagccataaAGTGTcatgtggcaccttgaagacttgcaAACTATGTTTatcttgtgtgtgactgacaactTGCTCCACAACTGCAGAAACCTCCCCCTCTTAacaacttccccccttctctgtcaatgatccagttttgtgtttctaattatgtttatgttaacactttgGGATTGCAGGCCCTATTGCAGCCAATGGgatttctaagtagacat
This sequence is a window from Elgaria multicarinata webbii isolate HBS135686 ecotype San Diego chromosome 4, rElgMul1.1.pri, whole genome shotgun sequence. Protein-coding genes within it:
- the LOC134397979 gene encoding glutathione S-transferase-like isoform X1, with protein sequence MAGKPKLHYVNGRGRMETIRWLLAAAGVEFEEQFIQSKEDLEKLRKDGCLLFQQVPMVEIDGMKMVQSRAILNYIAAKHNLCGKDPRQSAFIDMYCEGAMDLNEMIMMLPFKPADTKEKELATILEKATTRYLPVFEKVLKDHGQDFLVGNQLSRADVQWLETILMMEELKDDILSQFPLLKAFKSRISNIPTIQKFLQPSSQRKPPPDEKTIAAAIKIFF
- the LOC134397979 gene encoding glutathione S-transferase-like isoform X2, yielding MVEIDGMKMVQSRAILNYIAAKHNLCGKDPRQRAFIDMYCEGAMDLNEMIMMLPFKPADTKEKELATILEKATTRYLPVFEKVLKDHGQDFLVGNQLSRADVQWLETILMMEELKDDILSQFPLLKAFKSRISNIPTIQKFLQPSSQRKPPPDEKTIAAAIKIFF